A segment of the Candidatus Tanganyikabacteria bacterium genome:
GTCGCCACCCTCCGTGCGGTGGACAACATCTTGGCGGCCCCGTAGCTGTAGTGCTTCTCTAGCATGCCGACAACTCGTCTTGCGAAGCGATCGGGGTCTGCAGAGGCCGCCAGCAGGCGATACCATGGCGGCAGGACCTTCTCCCAATCGACTCCGACCTGCCAGGAACCGCCTTCGTCGGCGAAGAAAACGATGTCGTCGAGGCACTCGTCGACGTGATCCAGCAGCCCGAACAAGATGTCGAAGCTCGCGAGCACCGGTCCGGGATCGCCGCTCTTCGCCATGGCCAAGCAGCAATCCAACAGGCGACCGAACTCCGCGATCCAGCCCTTCGTGCCTTTGGACTTCTCCATGTAGTTCCTGGAGTTGACGTTGAAGCTCTCGTAGAACTCACCCGCAAGGCTTGCCTTCTCGAATGCCTTGACGGCGGTCAAGAGGTCTTCCTTCGGCCTGGGTGGCTGGAGAGCCTTGAGGTCCAGGTAGCGCTTCGCAAGGTCGGCAAGCTTCGCCTCGGGCAAGAGACCGAGGGCGTCATCAAGCATGAAGAAGAGGTCCTCGTTTCGTAGTTTCCGCAGGGCTGCACGCAATGTCTCCCGATCGATCCGGTCGCTGCCCGCTTGAATCTTCGACCCGCCCATAGCTGAATCATGAGGCACTCGGCCGGATTGGTCGAACGCCCGGAAGGCTCACGCACGCTCGCAGGCTTGATTCGGGCAACCTCGGTGCTACACTCGGAAACATGGCGTACATGCGGATCACCATTGAGCCGGAGAAATGTGGCGGAGTGCCATGCATCCGCGGGTTGCGAGTGCCGGTCGCGACGGTCGTGAGCATGGTTGCGGAAGGTATGACCACCGACGCCATCTTGGAGGCCTACCCGTATCTGGAGGCCGACGACATCCGGGAGGCGCTGAACTTCGCGGCTGATGCCGTTGCCGAGCGGGAGATGCCGATCATCGAGGCGTCTTGAGGTTCCTCCTCGACGCGTCGCTTTCCCCGAAACTCGGCGCCGGCTTGGCGGCGGCGGGGCACGACGCCATCCACGTCGCCAATCTCGGCATGGCGTCCGCGGACGACGGGCAGGTGATGGACCTTGCGCAGCGCGAGTCCAGGATCTTGCTCGCCGCCGACTCCGATTTCGGGAAGCTACTATTGATGTCGGGTGCGATGGTCCCGTCCGTAATACTCTTCCGCCGCCCGCACCACGAGGGGTCGATGCAACTGGCGATATTACTGTCGAACCTGGAGCGACTGGAGGCCGACCTAGCAGCGGGCGCGTTCATCACGATCCGGGCCGGGCGCATCCGGGTTCGAAAGTTGCCGCTACGGTCCTGATCCGCTCGGCCAAGCTACACTCGTGGTCATCAGTCGAGCAGCGAAGTTCCAAAGTCGTCCGACCAATCCGTTTTGAAATGCGGATCGGGCTCAGCCGGGCCCGATTCGTAGTTTTTGGCGATGGGCCCTTCTGGTGCTCGGTGACATGGGAGGTCCCGGGAGCCTCTCGGCGTCGCGCCCGGGCGGTAACGGATGGTCCTCACCTCTCTCGCCGGTCTGCTTCCGGA
Coding sequences within it:
- a CDS encoding DUF5615 family PIN-like protein; translation: MRFLLDASLSPKLGAGLAAAGHDAIHVANLGMASADDGQVMDLAQRESRILLAADSDFGKLLLMSGAMVPSVILFRRPHHEGSMQLAILLSNLERLEADLAAGAFITIRAGRIRVRKLPLRS
- a CDS encoding DUF433 domain-containing protein; the encoded protein is MAYMRITIEPEKCGGVPCIRGLRVPVATVVSMVAEGMTTDAILEAYPYLEADDIREALNFAADAVAEREMPIIEAS